The Engraulis encrasicolus isolate BLACKSEA-1 chromosome 22, IST_EnEncr_1.0, whole genome shotgun sequence genome includes a region encoding these proteins:
- the LOC134438592 gene encoding zinc finger protein 319, with protein sequence MIHVPPFSSSKLNPYVRSGRMSEAWQQHAVVPPPVVHTLPHGAENPLGSAVYGIVLQPDPTLPPPPHSQHTQPHPVPAQQPSLQVGSEGSHKCGACGHDISHLANPHEHQCMVSQDRSFQCTQCMKIFQQATDLLEHQCVQVEQKPFVCGVCKMGFSLLTSLAQHHTEHTGTNPMKCSICEKTYRPGSSGNPGSSSSANTGEGSSTSTYDGSAPHRPYKCSVCHKSFRHLSELSRHERVHTGEKPFKCTICDKSFSQASHLQHHQRTHSSERPYKCAVCEKTFKHRSHLVRHMYSHSGEHLFKCNLCEMHFKESSELLHHQCQPSGERPFRCSSCDKGFKRQSDLRQHERTHSEERPFQCEECQMSFKQQYALVRHRRTHKNPADRPFKCNLCDKGFLQPSHLLYHQHVHGIESLFKCAACQKGFSQSGELLKHKCGASASSAEKPYKCDVCGKGYKKSSTLQRHQNNAHCTEKPLKCSLCDRRFVSSSEFVQHHCDPAREKPLKCSDCEKRFKYSSEMARHRRVHTGEKPFKCPTCDKGFKQREHLAKHGSVHSREAQFKCVWCGERFGDLCALQEHTVQHTAEGGGYPVAPCIQ encoded by the coding sequence ATGATCCACGTCCCACCATTCTCCTCTTCAAAACTGAATCCGTACGTGCGCAGCGGCAGGATGTCGGAGGCCTGGCAGCAGCATGCTGTAGTGCCTCCCCCAGTGGTGCACACTCTCCCCCACGGGGCAGAGAACCCACTGGGGAGCGCCGTCTACGGGATCGTCCTGCAGCCTGACCCCACCCTGCCGCCGCCCCCGCACAGCCAGCACACTCAGCCCCACCCCGTGCCCGCCCAGCAGCCCTCGCTACAGGTGGGCAGCGAGGGCAGCCACAAGTGTGGCGCCTGCGGCCATGACATCTCCCACCTGGCTAACCCACATGAGCACCAGTGCATGGTGAGCCAGGACCGTTCCTTCCAGTGCACCCAGTGCATGAAGATCTTCCAGCAGGCCACAGACCTGCTGGAGCACCAGTGCGTGCAGGTGGAGCAGAAGCCCTTCGTGTGTGGCGTCTGCAAGATGGGCTTCTCCCTGCTCACCTCCTTGGCGCAGCACCACACGGAGCACACCGGGACCAACCCCATGAAGTGCTCCATCTGCGAGAAGACCTACCGCCCGGGTTCCTCGGGAAACCCTGGCTCCTCGTCCTCCGCCAACACCGGCGAGGGCTCGTCCACGTCCACGTACGACGGCTCCGCCCCGCACCGCCCGTACAAGTGCTCTGTGTGCCACAAGAGCTTCCGGCATCTGTCGGAACTGTCGCGTCACGAGCGCGTGCACACGGGCGAGAAGCCGTTCAAGTGCACCATCTGCGACAAGAGCTTCAGCCAGGCCTCGCACCTGCAGCACCACCAGCGCACGCACAGCTCCGAGCGCCCCTACAAGTGTGCCGTGTGCGAGAAGACCTTCAAGCACCGCTCGCACCTGGTGCGCCACATGTACTCGCATTCGGGCGAGCACCTCTTCAAGTGCAACCTGTGCGAGATGCACTTCAAGGAGTCCTCAGAGCTGCTGCACCACCAGTGCCAGCCATCCGGCGAGCGCCCCTTCCGCTGCAGCTCCTGCGACAAGGGCTTCAAGCGCCAGTCCGACCTGCGCCAGCACGAGCGCACCCACTCCGAGGAACGGCCCTTCCAGTGCGAGGAGTGCCAGATGAGCTTCAAGCAGCAGTACGCGCTGGTGCGCCACCGCCGCACGCACAAGAACCCCGCAGACCGACCTTTCAAGTGCAACCTCTGTGACAAGGGCTTCCTCCAGCCCTCCCACCTGCTCTACCATCAGCACGTGCACGGCATCGAGAGTCTGTTCAAGTGTGCCGCCTGTCAAAAGGGCTTCAGCCAATCGGGCGAGCTCCTGAAGCACAAGTGCGGTGCGTCCGCCTCGTCGGCAGAGAAGCCCTACAAGTGTGACGTGTGCGGCAAGGGATACAAGAAGTCTTCGACGCTCCAGCGCCACCAGAACAACGCGCACTGCACGGAGAAGCCTCTGAAGTGCTCGCTGTGCGACCGCCGCTTCGTGTCCTCCTCCGAGTTCGTGCAGCACCACTGTGACCCGGCGCGCGAGAAGCCGCTCAAGTGCTCCGACTGCGAGAAGCGCTTCAAGTACTCCTCTGAGATGGCGCGCCACCGGCGGGTCCACACCGGGGAAAAGCCCTTTAAGTGCCCCACCTGCGACAAGGGCTTCAAGCAGCGCGAGCACCTGGCTAAGCACGGCAGCGTCCACTCCAGGGAAGCCCagtttaagtgtgtgtggtgtggggagcGCTTTGGAGACCTGTGCGCCCTCCAGGAGCACACCGTCCAGCACACTGCAGAGGGTGGTGGTTACCCCGTGGCCCCATGCATACAGTAA